Proteins encoded by one window of Nocardia goodfellowii:
- a CDS encoding sensor histidine kinase codes for MSTLSELLAEHTDLPGQAVDHLQRVVGDWQLLADLSFADLLLWVGAGPVNDGADVVCVAQCRPTTAATVHLEDRVGTTATPDDYPQVFDALMSGKVVRADRDGEAAGVYHPHPVHAVREAIPVRCGDDVIAVLSRDTDMQRSRVRSTLEMAYVACADDLCQMIADGSFPTTEDRAATHSSPRAGDGFIRLDTEGTVVYASPNALSAYHRMGLQSDLAGQDLAVTTRSLITDPFDAQEVVGDIQAALAGRTGRRMEVEARGATVLLRTLVLRPHGELAGAAVLVRDVTEVKRRDRALLSKDATIREIHHRVKNNLQTVAALLRLQARRTENEEAQVALTESVRRVTSIASVHEMLSMSVDEEVDLDEVVDRLLPIMADVATVHTTRIKVRRAGSLGVFSAERATPLVMVLTELVQNAIEHAFDSGENGTVTIRSERSARWLDVIISDDGRGLPAGFSLESSDRLGLQIVRTLVTAELGGSIGLHPGADVGTDAVLRVPLGRRTGR; via the coding sequence GTGTCGACCCTCAGCGAGCTACTTGCCGAACACACCGATCTTCCCGGTCAAGCGGTGGATCATCTGCAACGGGTGGTGGGGGACTGGCAGTTGCTCGCCGATCTGTCCTTCGCCGACCTGCTGCTGTGGGTCGGGGCCGGGCCGGTCAACGACGGCGCCGATGTGGTGTGCGTCGCGCAGTGCCGCCCGACCACCGCGGCGACCGTGCATCTCGAGGACAGGGTCGGCACCACCGCCACTCCCGACGACTATCCCCAGGTCTTCGACGCGCTGATGAGCGGCAAGGTCGTGCGCGCGGACCGGGACGGCGAGGCGGCGGGCGTCTATCACCCGCATCCGGTGCACGCCGTCCGCGAGGCCATCCCGGTGCGCTGTGGCGACGACGTGATCGCGGTGCTCTCCCGGGACACCGACATGCAGCGCTCCCGGGTCCGCAGCACCCTGGAGATGGCCTATGTGGCCTGCGCCGACGACCTGTGCCAGATGATTGCCGACGGCTCCTTTCCGACCACCGAGGATCGTGCGGCCACCCATTCCAGTCCGCGCGCCGGTGACGGTTTCATCCGCCTGGACACCGAGGGCACCGTGGTCTACGCCAGCCCGAACGCGCTGTCGGCTTACCACCGGATGGGTCTGCAGAGCGATCTGGCCGGCCAGGATCTCGCGGTCACCACGCGCTCGCTGATCACCGATCCGTTCGACGCCCAAGAGGTGGTCGGTGATATCCAGGCGGCGCTGGCCGGGCGCACCGGTCGCCGGATGGAGGTCGAGGCGCGCGGCGCCACCGTGCTGCTGCGCACCCTGGTATTGCGCCCGCACGGCGAATTGGCCGGTGCCGCGGTACTTGTCCGTGATGTCACGGAGGTGAAGCGCCGCGACCGCGCGCTGCTGTCCAAGGACGCGACCATCCGAGAGATCCATCACCGGGTGAAGAACAACCTGCAGACGGTGGCCGCGCTGCTGCGCCTGCAGGCCCGCCGCACCGAGAACGAGGAGGCGCAGGTCGCGCTCACCGAATCGGTGCGCCGGGTGACTTCCATTGCCTCCGTGCACGAAATGCTGTCCATGTCGGTGGACGAAGAGGTCGATCTCGACGAGGTCGTAGACCGGCTGTTGCCGATCATGGCCGATGTCGCCACCGTGCACACCACCCGGATCAAGGTGCGCCGCGCGGGCTCGCTGGGCGTCTTCTCCGCCGAACGCGCGACGCCGCTGGTGATGGTGCTCACGGAGCTGGTGCAGAACGCGATCGAGCACGCCTTCGATTCGGGCGAAAACGGCACGGTGACAATCCGTTCCGAGCGCTCGGCGCGCTGGCTGGATGTGATCATCAGCGATGACGGCCGGGGTCTGCCCGCCGGTTTCAGCCTGGAATCCTCCGACCGGCTCGGCTTGCAGATCGTGCGCACGCTGGTCACGGCGGAACTGGGCGGCTCCATCGGCCTGCACCCCGGCGCCGATGTCGGCACCGATGCCGTGCTACGAGTTCCGTTGGGGCGCAGGACCGGTCGCTGA